In Humulus lupulus chromosome 7, drHumLupu1.1, whole genome shotgun sequence, the following are encoded in one genomic region:
- the LOC133788729 gene encoding protein LATERAL ROOT PRIMORDIUM 1, with amino-acid sequence MWSGPSSRSINYGLPPEMGMVGLRDVFVVAPASSFHHNNHHHHHHHNHNLNHDPNLISDHSLNGSNSATALGVGVGVGVIPLLTAAPCLGPLQLDEAASAAEANALGSSAAARSRSGGIQLWQSQNQQAAAISATQPQLHPHFFKKPSILDHGNSGIGGNFVNQGGGGAGIVGSGSTSSSTTTCQDCGNQAKKDCTHRRCRTCCKSRGFECSTHVKSTWVPAARRRERQLMTTAGPGGGAGPGSSGSTSGAKKPRLITSQTTSHTSTSNTTPPRSFDTSSSHQDASFKETLPGQVRARAVFKCVRVTAVEDGEDEYAYQAVVKIGGHVFKGFLYDQGVETRDSFPNLSELHLGGGGGGGGGGGRNGASTSSSPMLDPSDVYAATTAGLLGGSTYGNPIN; translated from the exons ATGTGGTCCGGCCCATCTTCAAGGTCCATCAACTACGGCCTTCCACCAGAGATGGGTATGGTGGGTCTTCGAGACGTCTTTGTCGTCGCACCGGCTTCTTCTTTCCACCAcaacaaccaccaccaccaccaccaccacaaccacaaCCTCAACCACGACCCCAACCTCATCTCCGACCACTCCCTCAACGGCTCCAACTCTGCCACCGCCCTCGGCGTCGGCGTTGGTGTTGGTGTAATCCCACTGCTCACAGCAGCTCCTTGTCTCGGTCCATTGCAGCTGGACGAGGCTGCCTCAGCTGCCGAAGCCAATGCACTCGGCTCCTCCGCTGCGGCTCGAAGCCGAAGCGGCGGAATTCAGTTGTGGCAGAGTCAGAATCAACAAGCAGCGGCGATTTCGGCGACTCAGCCGCAACTCCATCCGCATTTCTTCAAGAAGCCCTCGATTCTCGACCACGGAAACAGCGGAATCGGGGGTAATTTTGTAAATCAGGGCGGTGGAGGAGCCGGAATTGTTGGGTCTGGATCGACGTCGTCCTCCACAACGACGTGCCAAGATTGTGGGAACCAGGCCAAAAAAGACTGTACCCATAGAAGGTGTAGAACTTGTTGCAAGAGTCGCGGTTTCGAGTGCTCCACGCACGTGAAGAGCACTTGGGTCCCGGCCGCTCGGAGGAGAGAGCGTCAGCTCATGACTACGGCCGGTCCTGGTGGCGGAGCCGGACCTGGGTCTTCCGGGTCGACCTCGGGGGCCAAGAAACCTAGACTTATAACCTCCCAAACAACTTCTCACACTTCTACTTCCAATACTACTCCCCCTAGAAGCTTCGACACCAGCTCAAGTCaccaag ATGCGAGCTTCAAAGAAACGTTGCCGGGTCAAGTACGTGCACGGGCGGTGTTCAAGTGCGTACGAGTGACAGCTGTGGAGGATGGCGAAGACGAGTATGCTTATCAAGCGGTTGTTAAGATCGGTGGTCATGTTTTCAAAGGCTTTTTATACGATCAAGGCGTCGAAACCCGCGATAGTTTTCCGAATCTTTCAGAATTGCATTTGGGTGGCGGTGGGGGTGGGGGTGGCGGAGGAGGAAGAAATGGGGCGTCAACTTCTTCGTCGCCCATGCTCGATCCCTCCGATGTTTACGCAGCCACAACAGCAGGATTGCTCGGAGGTTCCACCTATGGTAATCCAATAAATTGA